In a single window of the Balaenoptera acutorostrata chromosome 3, mBalAcu1.1, whole genome shotgun sequence genome:
- the LOC130707567 gene encoding uncharacterized protein LOC130707567 has product MKLLSQQLPSIISNLSLRYPPDNLKAGRKVDYTLHHSVLAAYKERHQFAADQFCFLPSVNPGILPLTPAGLRGRPPAGPALTPRVRVTLVAVLASSPGSAAPPRAFPSCLPSLEPAAPLEPRHSRISRLLRSRRSAAEASAPPRMTPWRFARLCCSSSRRASPPAWDPALECGCEPQETCRRLQTTVYLSGQDFCGQHLECLPPKAKHSGRQKLNSALPPSRASEVPQL; this is encoded by the exons ATGAAATTGCTTAGTCAGCAGCTTCCAAGCATCATTTCAAATCTGAGTCTTCGATATCCCCCTGACAACTTGAAGGCAGGCAGGAAG GTTGACTACACTCTACACCACAGCGTCTTAGCGGCCTATAAAGAAAGACATCAG TTTGCAGCAGACCAGTTTTGTTTTCTGCCCAGCGTTAACCCAGGAATTTTACCACTCACCCCGGCTGGGCTGCGCGGCCGCCCTCCCGCCGGGCCCGCGCTCACCCCTCGCGTCCGGGTCACCCTGGTCGCGGTCCTCGCATCCTCCCCGGGGTCTGCCGCCCCTCCGCGGGCCTTCCCATCCTGCCTCCCCTCCTTGGAGCCGGCCGCTCCTCTTGAGCCGCGGCACTCGCGCATCTCGCGGCTCCTCCGCAGCCGCCGCTCGGCTGCAGAGGCCAGCGCTCCACCCCGAATGACCCCGTGGCGGTTTGCGCGGCTGTGCTGTTCCAGCTCCCGCAGGGCGAGCCCTCCGGCGTGGGACCCGGCCCTGGAGTGTGGCTGTGAGCCCCAAGAGACCTGCAGACGTCTTCAGACCACCGTGTATCTTTCAGGACAGGATTTCTGCGGACAGCATTTGGAGTGTCTCCCGCCAAAAGCAAAACACTCGGGACGACAGAAGCTTAACTCTGCTCTTCCCCCCAGCAGAGCTTCAGAAG TTCCTCAACTGTGA